Proteins encoded in a region of the Saccharothrix ecbatanensis genome:
- a CDS encoding glycine--tRNA ligase produces the protein MQDALLALTRYWTERGCVVVQPHNTEVGAGTLNPATVLRVLGPEPWRVSYVEPSVRPDDARYGENPNRLQTHTQFQVILKPDPGNPQELYLGSLEALGIDVRAHDVRFVEDNWASPALGAWGLGWEVWLDGLEITQFTYFQQAGGMSLDPVSVEITYGIERIMMSLQGVDHFKDIAYGPGISYGEAFGQAEYEMSRYYLDDADVEANKRLFEEYAAEARRMLDARLPVPAHNYVLKCSHAFNVLDARGAISTTERARAFGRMRGLAREVAQLWAARREELGHPLGLVEAPAAAVLPKTFADVAESSTLLFEIGTEELPPAEVTRTVEAVGKAVADKLGATRLAHGAVEVHGTPRRIVVLAPDVAPREPDAEKTVRGPRVSAAFEADGNPTKAVQGFARGQGVDVDALGRVTENGVEHVALVRTDPGRGAVEVLSGLLGEVVAELRAEKNMKWNDPKLSFTRPIRWLLALLGSTPVPVAVSSLAAEPKTRVHRTASTPVVDVPTADDYLEFLAGHGIDASAEVRKAAIVARAEELAASVGGVVDFEGVLDEVTNLVERPTPLLGSFEERYLELPAQILTTVMRKHQRYLPVRAQDGSLLPHFVAVANGEVDQDLVRAGNEGVLRARYEDAAFFWRADLRTPLEDMKAGLEKLTFADKLGSMADRAGRIAALAGRLAAVVSPEGVGAVDDTLARAGALAKFDLGSQMVIELSSLAGVMAREYAERAGETPEVARALWEMELPRSAGDALPSSTPGALLSLADRFDLLAGLFGIGANPTGSSDPFGLRRAALGAVSVLRAFPELKNITLTKALSLAAQEVGVQGLEVSAEALEVAREFTVRRYEQQLLDAGHDHRFVNAVLPLADAPAVADTTLAELTGLAGDADFAGLVAALQRVRRIVPADTVGEYDPQVLVEPAEVALHKALADVPAGVTGLAAFVAAASGLTGPVNTFFDEVLVMAEDPDVKRARLGLLAAIRDLAAPVLDWQALGTALGQG, from the coding sequence ATGCAGGATGCGCTGCTCGCGCTGACCAGGTACTGGACCGAACGGGGCTGCGTCGTCGTGCAGCCGCACAACACCGAAGTCGGCGCCGGTACGTTGAACCCCGCCACCGTGCTGCGGGTGCTGGGGCCTGAGCCGTGGCGCGTGTCCTACGTCGAGCCCAGCGTGCGGCCCGACGACGCGCGGTACGGCGAGAACCCGAACCGGTTGCAGACCCACACCCAGTTCCAGGTGATCCTCAAGCCCGACCCGGGCAACCCGCAGGAGCTCTACCTGGGCAGCCTCGAAGCGCTGGGCATCGACGTCCGGGCGCACGACGTGCGGTTCGTGGAGGACAACTGGGCCTCGCCCGCGCTGGGCGCCTGGGGTCTGGGCTGGGAGGTGTGGCTGGACGGGCTGGAGATCACCCAGTTCACCTACTTCCAGCAGGCCGGCGGCATGTCGCTGGACCCGGTGTCGGTGGAGATCACCTACGGCATCGAGCGGATCATGATGTCGCTCCAGGGCGTCGACCACTTCAAGGACATCGCCTACGGCCCCGGCATCTCGTACGGCGAGGCGTTCGGCCAGGCCGAGTACGAGATGAGCCGCTACTACCTGGACGACGCCGACGTCGAGGCGAACAAGCGGCTGTTCGAGGAGTACGCCGCCGAGGCGCGCCGGATGCTCGACGCGCGTCTGCCCGTGCCCGCGCACAACTACGTGCTGAAGTGCTCGCACGCGTTCAACGTGCTGGACGCCCGTGGCGCGATCAGCACCACCGAGCGGGCCCGTGCGTTCGGTCGGATGCGCGGCCTGGCCCGTGAGGTCGCCCAGCTCTGGGCGGCCCGCCGCGAGGAGCTGGGCCACCCGCTCGGCCTGGTCGAGGCGCCCGCCGCGGCCGTGCTGCCGAAGACGTTCGCCGACGTTGCCGAGTCGAGCACGCTGCTGTTCGAGATCGGCACGGAGGAGCTGCCGCCCGCCGAGGTCACCAGGACCGTCGAGGCGGTCGGGAAGGCCGTGGCGGACAAGCTGGGCGCGACCAGGCTGGCGCACGGCGCGGTCGAGGTGCACGGCACGCCGCGTCGGATCGTCGTGCTGGCGCCGGACGTCGCCCCGCGTGAGCCGGACGCCGAGAAGACCGTGCGCGGCCCCCGCGTGTCCGCCGCCTTCGAGGCGGACGGCAACCCCACCAAGGCCGTGCAGGGCTTCGCCCGCGGTCAGGGCGTGGACGTCGACGCGCTGGGCCGGGTCACCGAGAACGGCGTCGAGCACGTCGCCCTGGTGCGCACCGACCCCGGTCGTGGCGCGGTCGAGGTGCTCAGCGGGCTGCTCGGCGAGGTGGTGGCCGAGCTGCGCGCCGAGAAGAACATGAAGTGGAACGACCCGAAGCTGTCGTTCACCCGTCCGATCCGCTGGCTGCTGGCCCTGCTCGGCTCCACGCCGGTGCCGGTCGCCGTGTCGTCGCTGGCCGCCGAGCCGAAGACCCGCGTGCACCGCACCGCGTCCACGCCGGTGGTCGACGTGCCCACGGCCGACGATTACCTGGAGTTCCTGGCCGGGCACGGCATCGACGCGTCGGCCGAGGTCCGGAAGGCCGCGATCGTGGCGCGTGCCGAGGAGCTGGCCGCGTCCGTGGGCGGGGTCGTGGACTTCGAGGGCGTGCTGGACGAGGTCACCAACCTGGTCGAGCGGCCGACCCCGCTCCTCGGCTCGTTCGAGGAGCGCTACCTGGAGCTGCCCGCGCAGATCCTCACCACCGTGATGCGCAAGCACCAGCGCTATCTGCCGGTGCGCGCCCAGGACGGCTCGCTGCTGCCGCACTTCGTCGCGGTGGCGAACGGCGAGGTGGACCAGGACCTGGTCCGTGCGGGCAACGAAGGCGTGCTGCGCGCCCGGTACGAGGACGCGGCGTTCTTCTGGCGGGCGGACCTGCGCACGCCGTTGGAGGACATGAAGGCCGGGCTGGAGAAGCTCACGTTCGCCGACAAGCTCGGCTCGATGGCCGACCGGGCAGGTCGGATCGCGGCGCTCGCGGGACGGCTGGCCGCGGTGGTGAGCCCCGAAGGGGTCGGCGCAGTGGACGACACGCTCGCGAGGGCGGGTGCGCTGGCCAAGTTCGACCTCGGCTCGCAGATGGTGATCGAGCTGTCCAGCCTGGCCGGTGTGATGGCCCGTGAGTACGCCGAGCGGGCGGGGGAGACCCCGGAGGTCGCACGGGCGCTGTGGGAGATGGAGCTGCCGCGCTCGGCGGGTGACGCGCTGCCGTCGTCCACGCCCGGTGCGCTGCTGTCCCTGGCCGACCGGTTCGACCTGCTGGCCGGGCTGTTCGGCATCGGGGCCAACCCCACCGGCAGCTCCGACCCGTTCGGCCTGCGGCGGGCGGCGCTGGGCGCGGTGAGCGTGCTGCGGGCGTTCCCGGAGCTGAAGAACATCACCCTGACCAAGGCGCTGTCGCTGGCCGCCCAGGAGGTGGGCGTGCAGGGGCTTGAGGTGTCGGCGGAGGCGCTTGAGGTGGCCCGCGAGTTCACCGTGCGGCGGTACGAGCAGCAGCTGCTGGACGCCGGGCACGACCACCGGTTCGTCAACGCCGTGCTGCCGTTGGCCGACGCGCCCGCGGTGGCCGACACGACGTTGGCCGAGCTGACCGGGTTGGCCGGTGACGCGGACTTCGCCGGGCTGGTCGCCGCGTTGCAGCGGGTGCGGCGGATCGTGCCCGCGGACACCGTGGGCGAGTACGACCCGCAGGTGCTCGTGGAGCCGGCCGAAGTGGCGCTGCACAAGGCGTTGGCCGACGTGCCCGCCGGCGTGACCGGTCTGGCCGCGTTCGTGGCCGCCGCGTCCGGGCTCACCGGGCCGGTGAACACGTTCTTCGACGAGGTGCTGGTGATGGCCGAGGACCCGGACGTGAAGCGGGCCCGGCTCGGGCTGCTGGCCGCGATCCGCGACCTGGCCGCGCCGGTGTTGGACTGGCAGGCGTTGGGCACCGCGCTCGGCCAGGGCTGA
- a CDS encoding sugar ABC transporter substrate-binding protein, with protein sequence MRRLPGVASCVLLVLLVASCSTPVDPLAPPTGSRAPKPVVGVILPDRESSDRWEDQDRSLLLQALSFAGVEGVVENADGDEAKFASIADEMIGRGVNVLMTTPLTPEGGIAVERKAKDAGIPVINYDRISLGGTAEYYVSFDNLNVGELQAEGLLGCLGNKNAAQIIELQGAPTDNNATLFFDGQRRLLGPKYDSGSLRLVDSKPIDQWDAAIGKATFEQMLSANGGVVDGVVAANDGLAGAAIEVLKAKGLAGRVPVTGQDATLEGLRSILRGEQCMTVYKPIRDEAEAAARLAIALARGDLSGADDLATGNTRDLVAKRDVKSVLLGAELITRDNVRTLVAEGAVKPVDLCAGDTAAACTELNILAN encoded by the coding sequence ATGCGAAGGCTTCCCGGGGTCGCGTCCTGCGTCCTGCTCGTACTGCTCGTCGCGTCGTGCAGCACGCCGGTCGACCCGCTCGCGCCACCGACCGGCAGTCGCGCGCCGAAGCCGGTGGTCGGCGTGATCCTGCCGGACCGCGAGTCGTCGGACCGGTGGGAGGACCAGGACAGGTCGCTGCTGCTCCAGGCGCTGAGCTTCGCGGGCGTCGAGGGCGTGGTGGAGAACGCAGACGGTGACGAGGCGAAGTTCGCGTCCATCGCCGACGAGATGATCGGCCGCGGGGTGAACGTGCTGATGACCACGCCGCTCACGCCCGAAGGCGGCATCGCGGTGGAGCGCAAGGCCAAGGACGCCGGCATCCCGGTGATCAACTACGACCGGATCAGCCTGGGCGGCACGGCCGAGTACTACGTCTCGTTCGACAACCTCAACGTGGGCGAACTCCAGGCCGAGGGCCTGCTCGGGTGCCTGGGCAACAAGAACGCCGCGCAGATCATCGAACTCCAGGGCGCGCCGACGGACAACAACGCCACCTTGTTCTTCGACGGCCAGCGCCGCCTGCTCGGCCCGAAGTACGACAGCGGCTCGCTGCGGCTGGTCGACAGCAAGCCGATCGACCAGTGGGACGCGGCGATCGGCAAGGCCACGTTCGAGCAGATGCTGTCGGCCAACGGCGGCGTGGTGGACGGCGTGGTCGCCGCCAACGACGGGCTGGCGGGCGCGGCGATCGAGGTGCTGAAGGCGAAGGGCCTGGCCGGACGGGTGCCGGTGACCGGTCAGGACGCCACGCTCGAAGGTCTGCGCTCGATCCTGCGCGGCGAGCAGTGCATGACCGTCTACAAGCCGATCCGGGACGAGGCCGAGGCGGCGGCGCGGCTGGCCATCGCGTTGGCCCGCGGCGACCTGAGCGGCGCGGACGACCTGGCCACCGGCAACACCCGTGACCTGGTGGCGAAGCGGGACGTGAAGTCCGTGCTGCTGGGCGCGGAGCTGATCACCCGGGACAACGTGCGGACGCTCGTCGCCGAGGGCGCGGTCAAGCCGGTCGACCTGTGCGCGGGCGACACCGCCGCGGCCTGCACCGAGCTGAACATCCTGGCGAACTAG
- a CDS encoding winged helix-turn-helix transcriptional regulator — protein MQRTRFGDMACSIARTLDVIGEPWSPLILRDVYVGICRFDQLQDELGISRKVLAERLKWLVEQGVLERREYSAKPPRHEYALTPKGTELVELLMVMVRWGDRWTAGDEGPPVLYRHHACGRIAHVELHCSECGGPMGPDDIDVLPGPGAA, from the coding sequence ATGCAGCGGACCCGGTTCGGTGACATGGCGTGTTCCATCGCGCGCACCCTGGACGTCATCGGCGAACCGTGGTCACCGCTGATCCTGCGGGACGTCTACGTCGGTATCTGCCGCTTCGACCAACTCCAGGACGAACTCGGCATCTCTCGCAAGGTACTCGCGGAACGCCTGAAGTGGCTCGTCGAGCAGGGTGTGCTGGAACGGCGCGAGTACTCGGCCAAGCCACCGCGGCACGAGTACGCGCTCACCCCGAAGGGCACCGAGCTGGTCGAGCTGCTGATGGTGATGGTGCGCTGGGGCGACCGCTGGACCGCGGGCGACGAGGGGCCGCCCGTGCTCTACCGCCACCACGCGTGCGGCCGGATCGCGCACGTCGAACTGCACTGCTCGGAGTGCGGCGGACCGATGGGGCCCGACGACATCGACGTCCTGCCGGGCCCGGGGGCCGCCTAG
- a CDS encoding DUF899 domain-containing protein has protein sequence MARPPVVPPQEWQAALDELLVKEKELTHALDALAARRRRLPMVRLGTDHEFTAPDGAVVGLTDLFEGRRQLVAYHHMLAPGNDHLCEGCCSFVDNLADQVHLNARDTTLILMSRAPQDEIAPVRERMGWTIPWYSARQAFYDELGLGGGFGLSVFLRDGDEVFRTYFTSGRGVDRLRMDFNLLDLTPYGRQEKWEDSPEGWPQTPTMEWLRLRDEYEV, from the coding sequence ATGGCTCGACCGCCCGTTGTCCCGCCGCAGGAGTGGCAGGCCGCCCTTGACGAACTGCTGGTCAAGGAGAAGGAACTGACCCACGCGCTGGACGCGTTGGCCGCCCGGCGGCGCAGGCTGCCGATGGTCCGGCTCGGCACCGACCACGAGTTCACCGCGCCCGACGGCGCCGTGGTCGGTCTGACGGACCTGTTCGAGGGCCGTCGGCAGCTCGTCGCCTATCACCACATGCTCGCGCCGGGGAACGACCACCTGTGCGAGGGCTGCTGCTCGTTCGTCGACAACCTCGCCGACCAGGTCCACCTCAACGCCCGCGACACCACGTTGATCCTCATGTCCCGCGCACCGCAGGACGAGATCGCCCCCGTGCGCGAGCGGATGGGCTGGACCATTCCGTGGTACTCGGCGCGCCAGGCGTTCTACGACGAACTGGGGCTGGGCGGCGGCTTCGGGCTGAGCGTCTTCCTGCGTGACGGCGACGAGGTGTTCCGCACGTACTTCACCAGCGGGCGCGGCGTCGACCGGCTGCGGATGGACTTCAACCTGCTCGACCTGACCCCGTACGGGCGTCAGGAGAAGTGGGAGGACTCCCCGGAGGGCTGGCCGCAGACGCCGACGATGGAGTGGCTGCGACTGCGTGACGAGTACGAGGTGTGA
- the cspE gene encoding transcription antiterminator/RNA stability regulator CspE produces the protein MAVEGTVKWFNAEKGFGFISPDNGGADVFVHYSEIQSNGYRTLEENQRVEFEIGQGQKGPQAQSVRPL, from the coding sequence ATGGCAGTTGAGGGCACCGTCAAGTGGTTCAACGCGGAGAAGGGCTTCGGCTTCATCTCCCCGGACAACGGTGGCGCCGACGTGTTCGTGCACTACTCGGAGATCCAGAGCAACGGCTACCGCACGCTGGAAGAGAACCAGCGGGTGGAGTTCGAGATCGGCCAGGGCCAGAAGGGCCCGCAGGCGCAGTCGGTTCGACCGCTCTGA
- a CDS encoding ester cyclase, which produces MTASKALRALREAIVLEHLESENEHEFDATVRTFDHPRCEIVATGQVFDGRAEVAGYYARVRDAFPDQRSRLVELRHADDAVIVELELRGTHLGSLRGEEPTGRAFLVRTAAFFVFDEARLVGKRVYGEEVVQTPALTT; this is translated from the coding sequence ATGACCGCGTCCAAGGCACTGCGGGCCCTGCGGGAGGCGATCGTCCTGGAGCACCTGGAGTCGGAGAACGAACACGAGTTCGACGCCACTGTCCGCACGTTCGACCACCCGCGTTGCGAGATCGTGGCGACCGGGCAGGTGTTCGACGGCCGGGCCGAGGTCGCCGGGTACTACGCCCGGGTCCGCGACGCTTTCCCCGACCAGCGCAGCCGGCTGGTGGAATTACGCCACGCCGACGACGCGGTGATCGTGGAGCTGGAGCTGCGGGGCACCCACCTGGGCAGTCTCCGCGGCGAGGAGCCCACCGGGCGGGCGTTCCTGGTGCGGACGGCGGCGTTCTTCGTGTTCGACGAGGCCCGGCTGGTGGGCAAGCGCGTCTACGGCGAAGAGGTCGTGCAGACCCCCGCGCTGACCACCTGA
- a CDS encoding acyl-CoA dehydrogenase, with translation MLFHPDTYDAGHLDPESRRLLRATIDWFEERGKRRLIADDQAKVWYTEFLDFVRREKLFATFCTPASEADGDPDKRWDAARNAALSEVLGFYGLQYWYAWQVTVLGLGPIWMSDNAVARKKAAELLDGGAVFAFGLSEKEHGADVYSTDMVLTPTGNGFTASGGKYYIGNGNVAGMVSVFGRRADVEGPDGYVFFAVDSQHDRFTLVKNIVDSQMFVSEFRLDDYPVAADDILHTGQDAFSAALNTVNVGKFNLCTASIGIGEHAFYESITHAHNRILYGKRVTDFPHVRQAFVDAYARLTAMKLFADRSVDYFRGASPDDRRYLLFNPITKMKVTSEGERVIDLLWDVIAAKGFEKDTYFSMAARDIRALPKLEGTVHVNLALVLKFMPNYLFNPAEYPEVPTRHDPADDEFFWRQGPARGLGQIRFHDWETAYRDHAHVPNVARFHEQAQALRTLLTKAAPDDEQQKDLDFLLNLGHLFTLVVYGRLVLEQAGITGVDADVLDQVFDVLVRDFSAYAVALHGKASSTGAQQEWALGQVRKPVVDQARFERVWHEVAALSGAYEMRP, from the coding sequence GTGCTGTTCCACCCCGACACGTACGACGCCGGTCACCTGGACCCCGAGAGCCGCCGCCTGCTGCGGGCGACGATCGACTGGTTCGAGGAGCGCGGCAAGCGCCGCCTGATCGCGGACGACCAGGCCAAGGTCTGGTACACCGAGTTCCTGGACTTCGTCCGCCGCGAGAAGCTGTTCGCCACCTTCTGCACGCCGGCGTCCGAAGCGGACGGCGACCCCGACAAGCGCTGGGACGCCGCACGGAACGCCGCGCTGAGCGAGGTCCTGGGCTTCTACGGCCTCCAGTACTGGTACGCCTGGCAGGTCACCGTGCTCGGCCTCGGTCCCATCTGGATGAGCGACAACGCCGTGGCCCGCAAGAAGGCCGCCGAACTCCTGGACGGCGGCGCGGTCTTCGCGTTCGGACTGTCCGAGAAGGAGCACGGCGCGGACGTCTACTCCACCGACATGGTGCTCACGCCCACCGGGAACGGCTTCACCGCGTCCGGCGGCAAGTACTACATCGGCAACGGCAACGTCGCGGGCATGGTCTCGGTGTTCGGCCGCCGCGCGGACGTCGAGGGCCCGGACGGCTACGTCTTCTTCGCCGTCGACTCCCAGCACGACAGGTTCACGCTGGTCAAGAACATCGTGGACTCCCAGATGTTCGTCAGCGAGTTCCGCCTGGACGACTACCCCGTGGCCGCCGACGACATCCTGCACACCGGCCAGGACGCGTTCAGCGCCGCCCTCAACACCGTCAACGTCGGCAAGTTCAACCTGTGCACGGCGTCCATCGGCATCGGCGAGCACGCGTTCTACGAGAGCATCACCCACGCCCACAACCGGATCCTGTACGGCAAGCGGGTCACCGACTTCCCGCACGTCCGACAGGCCTTCGTGGACGCCTACGCGCGCCTCACGGCCATGAAGCTGTTCGCCGACCGCTCGGTGGACTACTTCCGCGGCGCCTCCCCCGACGACCGCCGCTACCTGCTGTTCAACCCGATCACCAAGATGAAGGTCACCAGCGAGGGCGAGCGGGTGATCGACCTGCTGTGGGACGTGATCGCGGCCAAGGGCTTCGAGAAGGACACCTACTTCTCCATGGCCGCCCGCGACATCCGCGCCCTGCCCAAGCTGGAGGGCACCGTCCACGTGAACCTGGCCCTCGTGCTCAAGTTCATGCCCAACTACCTGTTCAACCCGGCCGAGTACCCCGAGGTCCCGACCCGGCACGACCCGGCGGACGACGAGTTCTTCTGGCGGCAGGGCCCGGCGCGCGGCCTCGGGCAGATCCGGTTCCACGACTGGGAGACCGCCTACCGCGACCACGCGCACGTGCCCAACGTGGCCCGCTTCCACGAGCAGGCACAGGCGTTGCGCACGTTGCTCACGAAGGCCGCGCCGGACGACGAGCAGCAGAAGGACCTCGACTTCCTGCTCAACCTCGGCCACCTTTTCACGCTGGTCGTCTACGGCCGGCTCGTGCTGGAGCAGGCCGGGATCACCGGGGTCGACGCCGACGTGCTCGACCAGGTGTTCGACGTCCTCGTGCGCGACTTCTCCGCCTATGCGGTCGCCCTGCACGGCAAGGCGTCGTCGACCGGGGCGCAACAGGAGTGGGCACTCGGGCAGGTCCGCAAGCCCGTTGTCGACCAAGCCCGGTTCGAACGCGTGTGGCACGAGGTGGCCGCACTGTCGGGCGCCTACGAAATGCGTCCATAA